Proteins encoded together in one Thermomonospora curvata DSM 43183 window:
- a CDS encoding YbjQ family protein: MLIVTTDGLPGFEIRRVLGPVFGVAVHSDQGGGAAPASNSGTFRVPAAEQPGPGLAAARREAIQRLAEEAQRMGANAVVGMCFDNAFVAGGPGRGGHEVCAYGTAVVAEAAPAQQPGQHPYSQAVPQPHPSRPPVVARNLTIGLHGDGTH; encoded by the coding sequence ATGCTGATCGTCACGACTGATGGCCTGCCGGGTTTCGAGATCCGCAGGGTGCTCGGCCCGGTGTTCGGGGTGGCCGTGCACAGCGATCAGGGCGGGGGCGCGGCCCCGGCGTCCAACAGCGGCACCTTCCGCGTGCCGGCCGCCGAGCAGCCGGGCCCCGGACTGGCCGCCGCCCGGCGGGAGGCGATCCAGCGACTGGCCGAGGAGGCCCAGCGGATGGGGGCCAACGCGGTGGTGGGCATGTGCTTCGACAACGCCTTCGTCGCCGGCGGACCGGGCCGGGGCGGCCATGAGGTGTGCGCCTACGGCACCGCCGTGGTGGCCGAGGCGGCTCCCGCCCAGCAGCCGGGCCAGCACCCCTACTCCCAGGCGGTCCCGCAGCCGCATCCGAGCCGTCCGCCCGTGGTCGCCCGCAACCTGACCATCGGCCTGCACGGCGACGGCACCCACTGA
- the rpoD gene encoding RNA polymerase sigma factor RpoD — protein sequence MLPSQAPSVDQVADLVVRGREHGGVTVDDVAAAIDRSELPADSLERVVLALAEQGVEVLESPGETGELSRADEDDLGKRVPTSDLVRIYLREIGRVPLLTAEEEVELAKTIEAGLFAEEKLARAAFISPRERLDLELIAREGARAKQRLIEANLRLVVSIAKRYVGRGMLFLDLIQEGNLGLIRAVEKFDYTKGFKFSTYATWWIRQAITRAIADQARTIRIPVHMVETINKLVRVQRQLHQDLGREPTPAEIGAEMGLPAERVVEIQRIAQEPVSLQSPIGEEDSDLGDFIEDADAVVPLEAAAFILLQDQLEDILCTLSEREQRIIQLRFGLTDGHPRTLEEVGREFGVTRERIRQIESKTLAKLRHPSRAQMLREYLE from the coding sequence GTGCTGCCAAGCCAAGCGCCATCGGTTGACCAGGTGGCGGACCTTGTCGTGCGTGGGAGAGAGCACGGCGGCGTGACCGTCGACGACGTCGCCGCCGCGATCGACCGTTCCGAGCTGCCGGCGGACTCGCTGGAGCGGGTCGTCCTGGCGCTCGCCGAACAAGGAGTGGAGGTCCTGGAGTCTCCCGGCGAGACCGGGGAGCTTTCCCGAGCCGACGAGGACGACCTCGGCAAACGGGTGCCGACCAGCGACCTGGTCCGCATCTACCTGCGGGAGATCGGGCGCGTGCCGCTGCTGACGGCGGAAGAGGAAGTCGAACTCGCCAAAACGATAGAGGCGGGCCTGTTCGCCGAGGAGAAGCTGGCCCGGGCGGCCTTCATCTCCCCCAGGGAACGGCTCGACCTCGAACTCATCGCGCGTGAGGGGGCGCGCGCGAAACAACGCCTCATCGAGGCCAACCTGCGCCTGGTGGTCTCGATCGCCAAACGCTACGTGGGGCGGGGAATGCTGTTCCTCGACCTCATCCAGGAGGGGAATCTCGGCCTCATCCGCGCGGTCGAGAAATTCGACTACACCAAAGGCTTCAAGTTCTCCACCTACGCCACCTGGTGGATCCGCCAGGCGATCACCCGGGCGATCGCCGACCAGGCCCGGACCATCCGGATCCCGGTGCACATGGTGGAGACCATCAACAAGCTGGTGCGGGTGCAGCGGCAGCTGCACCAGGACCTGGGCAGGGAGCCGACGCCCGCGGAGATCGGCGCCGAGATGGGGCTGCCGGCCGAGCGGGTCGTGGAGATCCAGCGCATCGCGCAGGAACCGGTGTCCCTGCAGTCCCCCATCGGCGAGGAGGACTCCGACCTCGGCGACTTCATCGAGGACGCCGACGCCGTGGTCCCGCTGGAGGCCGCCGCGTTCATCCTGCTGCAGGACCAGCTGGAGGACATCTTGTGCACGCTGTCGGAGCGGGAGCAGCGCATCATCCAGTTGCGCTTCGGCCTGACCGACGGCCACCCCCGCACCCTGGAGGAGGTCGGACGCGAGTTCGGGGTGACCCGCGAGCGCATCCGCCAGATCGAGTCCAAGACGCTGGCCAAGCTCCGCCACCCCTCCCGCGCGCAGATGCTGCGCGAGTATCTGGAATAG
- the dnaG gene encoding DNA primase has product MAGRIRNEDIALVRERSPIADVVGEYLQLRSAGGGDLKGLCPFHDEKTPSFNVTPSRGLYWCFGCGEGGDVITFVQKMEHLTFVEAVERLAARAGVELRYEEGGYAPRRQDGQRARLIEAHKAAAQFYAEQLAGEEAAIGRRFLAERGFDASHAEHFGVGYAPRGWETLVRHLRGRGFTDRELIAGGLAREGRRGPVDRFRGRLVWPIRDMTGDVIGFGARKLYEDDDGPKYLNTPETPLFKKSTVLYGADLAKKEMARRRQAVIVEGYTDVMACHLAGVTTAVATCGTAFGEEHAKLLRRLLMDQPDARAEIIFTFDGDAAGQRAALRAYEQDQRLGAQTFVAVQPDGLDPCDLRLKHGDAAVRDLIASRTQLFEFVIRATIERYDLTTNEGRLAALDAAAPVVAGIKDAGLRKMYATSLDRWLGIMDERFVLRRIREQAGRARAGGAARTGVAGGRPERARPAAAEPGHDLGDPDVQREWELLKLAVQRPAVVGPAFDQLPESAFTAPPHAAVRAVIAQAGGVAAASGPDWAVRLREAAPNERVAALITRLAVEPLRLAGETDDRYANELLARIWERQLTGEIAALKAKLERLNPVEHPDDYNRLFGDLVALEQQRRVMRERAIGSL; this is encoded by the coding sequence GTGGCAGGCCGGATTCGCAACGAGGACATCGCGCTCGTCCGTGAGCGGTCGCCGATCGCCGACGTCGTGGGGGAGTACCTCCAGCTGCGCAGCGCGGGCGGCGGCGACCTGAAGGGGCTGTGCCCCTTCCACGATGAGAAGACCCCCTCGTTCAACGTGACCCCCTCCCGAGGGCTGTACTGGTGCTTCGGCTGCGGCGAAGGCGGCGACGTCATCACCTTCGTGCAGAAGATGGAGCACCTGACCTTCGTCGAGGCGGTCGAGCGCCTGGCGGCCCGGGCCGGCGTCGAGCTGCGGTACGAGGAGGGCGGCTACGCCCCCCGCCGCCAGGACGGGCAGCGCGCCCGCCTGATCGAGGCGCACAAGGCCGCCGCCCAGTTCTACGCCGAGCAGCTGGCCGGTGAGGAGGCGGCGATCGGCCGGCGTTTCCTGGCCGAGCGCGGCTTCGACGCCTCGCACGCCGAGCACTTCGGGGTGGGGTACGCCCCCCGCGGCTGGGAGACGCTGGTCAGGCATCTGCGGGGCCGCGGTTTCACCGACCGGGAGCTCATCGCCGGCGGGCTGGCCCGCGAGGGCCGGCGCGGCCCGGTCGACCGGTTCCGGGGACGGCTCGTGTGGCCGATCCGCGACATGACCGGCGATGTGATCGGGTTCGGCGCCCGCAAGCTGTATGAGGACGACGACGGGCCCAAGTACCTCAACACCCCTGAGACCCCGCTGTTCAAAAAGAGCACCGTGCTGTACGGGGCGGACCTGGCCAAAAAGGAGATGGCCCGGCGCCGCCAGGCGGTGATCGTCGAGGGCTACACCGATGTGATGGCCTGCCATCTGGCGGGGGTGACCACCGCCGTGGCCACCTGCGGCACCGCCTTCGGCGAAGAGCACGCCAAGCTGCTGCGCCGGCTGCTGATGGACCAGCCGGACGCCCGCGCCGAGATCATCTTCACCTTCGACGGGGACGCCGCCGGGCAGCGGGCCGCGCTGCGCGCCTACGAGCAGGACCAGCGGCTGGGCGCGCAGACCTTCGTGGCGGTGCAGCCGGACGGGCTGGACCCCTGCGACCTGCGGCTCAAGCACGGGGACGCGGCGGTGCGCGACCTGATCGCCTCCCGCACCCAGCTTTTCGAATTCGTCATCCGCGCCACCATCGAACGCTACGACCTGACCACCAACGAGGGCCGGCTGGCCGCGCTGGACGCCGCCGCCCCGGTGGTGGCCGGCATCAAGGACGCCGGGCTGCGCAAGATGTACGCCACCAGCCTGGACCGCTGGCTGGGCATCATGGACGAGCGGTTCGTGCTGCGCCGCATCCGCGAGCAGGCCGGCCGGGCGCGTGCGGGCGGCGCCGCCCGGACGGGCGTCGCCGGCGGCCGGCCGGAGCGGGCGCGCCCGGCGGCCGCAGAGCCCGGGCACGACCTCGGCGACCCGGACGTGCAGCGCGAATGGGAGCTGCTGAAGCTGGCGGTGCAGCGCCCGGCGGTCGTCGGCCCGGCCTTCGACCAGTTGCCCGAGTCGGCCTTCACCGCCCCGCCGCACGCCGCCGTGCGCGCGGTGATCGCCCAGGCCGGCGGGGTGGCGGCGGCGAGCGGGCCGGACTGGGCGGTGCGGCTGCGCGAGGCGGCCCCCAATGAGCGGGTGGCCGCGTTGATCACCCGGCTGGCGGTGGAGCCGCTGCGCCTTGCCGGGGAAACGGACGACCGATACGCCAATGAACTGCTCGCCCGGATCTGGGAACGCCAGCTCACCGGGGAGATCGCCGCGCTGAAGGCCAAACTCGAACGGCTGAATCCGGTCGAGCATCCGGACGACTACAACCGCCTGTTCGGCGATCTGGTGGCGCTTGAGCAGCAGAGACGCGTGATGCGGGAACGAGCCATCGGGTCCCTATAG
- a CDS encoding PQQ-binding-like beta-propeller repeat protein: protein MSLPAGLRIGAAIAAALAPAACTSDFSVPDLSVSDVPHWTPRQEGPPPRWSAQMPTGSNTTVLMGRVAVVLNDEAVVGLDAATGRQLWSSPSSDQYTRRVTDEVIVDWRKEDLVDKGPFTVIDPATGRTLWRGGPALLDMATGRTRWTAPDPGVTSLSPPWGTRVTGGLVAVGTVEDKISYVLVYRAADGERVGRPAAGPR, encoded by the coding sequence ATGAGCCTGCCCGCGGGGTTGCGCATCGGCGCGGCGATCGCGGCCGCCTTGGCCCCCGCCGCCTGCACCTCGGACTTCTCCGTGCCGGACCTCTCTGTGTCGGACGTCCCCCACTGGACGCCGAGGCAGGAGGGGCCGCCACCGCGATGGTCGGCGCAGATGCCCACCGGTTCCAACACGACGGTGCTCATGGGCCGGGTCGCGGTGGTCCTGAACGATGAGGCGGTGGTGGGGCTGGACGCCGCCACCGGACGGCAACTGTGGAGCTCGCCCTCCAGCGACCAGTACACGCGGCGCGTCACCGACGAGGTGATCGTGGACTGGCGGAAAGAGGACCTGGTGGACAAGGGCCCGTTCACGGTCATCGACCCGGCGACCGGCCGGACCCTGTGGCGCGGGGGGCCGGCGCTGCTGGACATGGCGACCGGGCGCACCCGGTGGACCGCCCCCGACCCGGGGGTGACGTCCTTATCGCCGCCCTGGGGGACCAGGGTCACCGGCGGCCTGGTCGCCGTCGGGACCGTCGAGGACAAGATCTCCTACGTGCTGGTGTACCGCGCCGCGGACGGCGAGCGCGTGGGCCGGCCGGCTGCAGGGCCTCGGTGA